One window from the genome of Streptomyces sp. WZ-12 encodes:
- the rplM gene encoding 50S ribosomal protein L13, translating to MRTYSPKPGDVQRQWHIIDAQDVVLGRLASQAASLLRGKHKPVYAPHVDTGDFVIIVNADKVHLSGNKRTQKMAYRHSGFPGGLRSVRYDELLDKNPEKAVEKAIKGMLPKNTLGRQMLSKLKVYAGAEHPHAAQQPVPFEITQVAQ from the coding sequence GTGCGTACGTACAGCCCCAAGCCCGGCGACGTTCAGCGCCAGTGGCACATCATCGACGCGCAGGACGTCGTTCTCGGTCGCCTGGCCAGCCAGGCCGCCTCCCTCCTGCGGGGTAAGCACAAGCCGGTTTACGCCCCTCACGTCGACACCGGTGACTTCGTCATCATCGTCAACGCCGACAAGGTGCACCTCTCCGGCAACAAGCGCACCCAGAAGATGGCCTACCGCCACTCCGGCTTCCCGGGTGGTCTGCGCTCCGTCCGTTACGACGAGCTGCTGGACAAGAACCCCGAGAAGGCCGTCGAGAAGGCCATCAAGGGCATGCTCCCCAAGAACACCCTCGGCCGTCAGATGCTCTCGAAGCTGAAGGTCTACGCGGGCGCCGAGCACCCGCACGCTGCTCAGCAGCCGGTCCCGTTCGAGATCACCCAGGTCGCGCAGTAA
- the rpsI gene encoding 30S ribosomal protein S9 — protein MAETTPETPLDEVEVEQYTTETEVVEGEYTSESLASRFGEPQPAAGLGRRKNAIARVRIVPGTGQWKINGRTLEGYFPNKVHQQEVNEPFKVLELDNRYDVIARIAGGGISGQAGALRLGVARALNEADVDANRPALKKAGFLKRDDRAVERKKAGLKKARKAPQYSKR, from the coding sequence GTGGCTGAGACCACCCCCGAGACCCCGCTGGACGAGGTCGAGGTCGAGCAGTACACCACCGAGACCGAGGTCGTGGAGGGCGAGTACACCTCCGAGTCCCTCGCGTCCCGCTTCGGTGAGCCGCAGCCGGCCGCCGGCCTGGGTCGCCGCAAGAACGCCATCGCCCGCGTCCGGATCGTTCCGGGCACCGGCCAGTGGAAGATCAACGGCCGCACCCTTGAGGGCTACTTCCCGAACAAGGTGCACCAGCAGGAAGTCAACGAGCCCTTCAAGGTGCTCGAACTGGACAACCGCTACGACGTCATCGCCCGCATCGCCGGCGGCGGCATCTCCGGCCAGGCCGGTGCGCTGCGCCTGGGCGTGGCCCGTGCGCTGAACGAGGCGGACGTGGACGCCAACCGTCCCGCCCTGAAGAAGGCCGGGTTCCTCAAGCGTGACGACCGTGCGGTCGAGCGCAAGAAGGCCGGTCTCAAGAAGGCCCGCAAGGCTCCGCAGTACAGCAAGCGCTAA
- the glmM gene encoding phosphoglucosamine mutase, with the protein MGRLFGTDGVRGVANADLTAELALGLSVAAAHVLAEAGTFAGHRPTAVVGRDPRASGEFLEAAVVAGLASAGVDVLRVGVLPTPAVAYLTGVLGADLGVMLSASHNPMPDNGIKFFARGGHKLADELEDRIEETYRAHSSGEPWERPTGSGVGRVTDYDEGFDKYVAHLVGVLPNRLDGLKIVIDGAHGAAARVSPEAFARAGAEVITLGTEPNGLNINDGCGSTHLDKLRAAVVEHGADLGVAHDGDADRCLAVDHAGNEVDGDQILSVLALGMHEAGTLREDTVVATVMSNLGFKLAMERAGIALVQTAVGDRYVLEEMKAHGFALGGEQSGHVIVLDHATTGDGTLTGLMLAARVAATGRTLAELAGVMERLPQILINVPDVDKSRVGSSPEVSAAVAEAEQELGATGRVLLRPSGTEPLVRVMVEAADIEQARAVAQRLADAVKSALG; encoded by the coding sequence GTGGGACGACTCTTCGGCACGGACGGTGTGCGCGGCGTCGCCAATGCGGATCTGACGGCGGAGCTGGCGCTCGGCCTGTCGGTCGCGGCGGCACACGTGCTGGCCGAGGCGGGGACGTTTGCAGGGCACCGGCCGACGGCCGTGGTCGGTCGCGATCCGCGGGCGTCCGGGGAGTTCCTGGAGGCCGCGGTGGTCGCGGGCCTGGCCAGCGCCGGGGTGGACGTGCTGCGGGTGGGCGTGCTGCCGACCCCGGCGGTCGCGTACCTGACCGGGGTGCTCGGCGCCGACCTGGGCGTGATGCTCTCCGCCAGCCACAACCCGATGCCCGACAACGGCATCAAGTTCTTCGCGCGCGGCGGCCACAAGCTGGCCGACGAGCTGGAGGACCGGATCGAGGAGACCTACCGGGCGCACAGCTCCGGTGAGCCGTGGGAGCGGCCGACCGGCTCCGGCGTCGGCCGGGTCACCGACTACGACGAGGGCTTCGACAAGTACGTCGCGCACCTGGTCGGCGTGTTGCCCAACCGCCTGGACGGGCTGAAGATCGTCATCGACGGGGCGCACGGTGCGGCGGCCCGGGTCTCGCCCGAGGCGTTCGCGCGGGCCGGCGCCGAGGTGATCACCCTCGGCACCGAGCCCAACGGCCTGAACATCAACGACGGTTGCGGCTCCACCCACCTCGACAAGCTGCGCGCCGCCGTCGTCGAGCACGGTGCCGACCTGGGCGTGGCCCACGACGGTGACGCCGACCGCTGCCTGGCCGTGGACCACGCCGGCAACGAGGTCGACGGCGACCAGATCCTCTCCGTCCTGGCGCTCGGCATGCACGAGGCCGGCACGCTGCGCGAGGACACCGTCGTCGCCACCGTCATGTCCAACCTGGGCTTCAAGCTGGCCATGGAGCGCGCCGGCATCGCCCTCGTCCAGACCGCGGTCGGCGACCGCTACGTCCTGGAGGAGATGAAGGCGCACGGCTTCGCGCTGGGCGGCGAGCAGTCCGGTCACGTCATCGTGCTGGACCACGCCACCACCGGCGACGGGACGCTGACCGGCCTGATGCTGGCGGCCCGGGTCGCCGCGACCGGCCGCACCCTGGCCGAGCTCGCCGGCGTCATGGAGCGGCTGCCGCAGATCCTCATCAACGTCCCCGACGTCGACAAGTCCCGGGTGGGCAGCTCCCCCGAGGTGTCCGCGGCGGTCGCCGAGGCCGAGCAGGAACTGGGCGCCACCGGGCGGGTGCTGCTGCGGCCCTCCGGCACCGAGCCGCTGGTGCGGGTGATGGTCGAGGCCGCCGACATCGAGCAGGCGCGGGCGGTCGCGCAGCGGCTCGCCGACGCGGTCAAGTCCGCTCTGGGATAA
- the coaA gene encoding type I pantothenate kinase, translated as MSLTTDPHAQPRRRTDSSPYVDLTRAEWSALREKTPLPLTAEEVEQLRGLGDVIDLDEVRDVYLPLSRLLNLYVGATSNLRGALNTFLDDTGNGHGSQPGTPFVIGVAGSVAVGKSTTARLLQALLARWPEHPRVELVTTDGFLYPNAELHRRGLMSRKGFPESYDRRALTRFVADVKSGRAEVTAPVYSHLIYDIVPDERLTVHRPDILIVEGLNVLQPALPGKDGRTRLGLADFFDFSVYVDARSEDIERWYLGRFRKLRRTAFQNPFSYFRKYTQVSEEEALDYARMMWRTINRPNLEQNVAPTRGRANLVLRKGPDHKVQRLSLRKL; from the coding sequence GTGTCTTTGACGACGGATCCGCACGCGCAACCACGACGCCGCACCGACAGCTCGCCGTACGTCGATCTGACGCGCGCGGAGTGGAGCGCCCTACGGGAGAAGACCCCGCTGCCGTTGACCGCCGAGGAGGTCGAGCAGCTGCGCGGGCTCGGCGACGTCATCGACCTCGACGAGGTGCGCGACGTCTACCTCCCGCTGTCCCGGCTGCTCAATCTCTACGTCGGCGCCACCAGCAATCTGCGCGGGGCGCTCAACACCTTCCTGGACGACACCGGCAACGGCCACGGCTCGCAGCCCGGCACCCCCTTCGTGATAGGCGTGGCCGGCAGCGTGGCGGTCGGCAAGTCCACCACCGCCCGGCTGCTCCAGGCACTGTTGGCCCGCTGGCCGGAACATCCGCGGGTGGAGCTGGTCACCACCGACGGCTTCCTCTATCCCAACGCCGAACTGCACCGGCGCGGCCTGATGTCCCGCAAGGGCTTCCCGGAGTCCTACGACCGTCGGGCGCTGACCCGCTTCGTCGCGGACGTGAAGTCGGGCCGGGCGGAGGTCACCGCGCCGGTCTACTCGCACCTGATCTACGACATCGTGCCCGACGAGCGGTTGACCGTGCACCGGCCGGACATCCTGATCGTCGAGGGCCTCAACGTCCTCCAGCCGGCGCTGCCCGGCAAGGACGGCCGCACCCGGCTGGGCCTGGCCGACTTCTTCGACTTCTCGGTCTACGTGGACGCCCGGTCCGAGGACATCGAGCGCTGGTACCTCGGCCGCTTCCGCAAGCTGCGCCGGACGGCGTTCCAGAACCCGTTCTCGTACTTCCGCAAGTACACCCAGGTCTCCGAGGAGGAGGCGCTGGACTACGCGCGGATGATGTGGCGCACCATCAACCGCCCGAACCTGGAGCAGAACGTGGCGCCCACCCGCGGCCGCGCCAACCTGGTGCTCCGCAAGGGCCCGGACCACAAGGTGCAGCGGCTGTCCCTGCGGAAGCTGTAG
- the glmS gene encoding glutamine--fructose-6-phosphate transaminase (isomerizing) has protein sequence MCGIVGYVGGQSALEVVLAGLKRLEYRGYDSAGVAVLADGGLAAAKKAGKLANLEKELADRPLPSGTVGIGHTRWATHGGPTDVNAHPHLDNAGRVSVVHNGIIENFAALRTELIDRGHALTSETDTEVVAHLLAEAYSSCGELPEAMRQACRRLEGAFTLVAVHADAPDLVVGARRNSPLVVGIGEDEAFLASDVAAFIAHTREAVELGQDQVVELRRDGVTVTDFDGAPAEVRAYHVDWDASAAEKGGYDYFMLKEIAEQPKAVADTLLGRVDAAGVLSLDEVRIPPAVLREVNKVVIVACGTAYHAGMIAKYAIEHWTRVPCETELASEFRYRDPILDDRTLVIAISQSGETMDTLMALRHAREQGARVLAICNTNGSTIPRESDAVLYTHAGPEVAVASTKAFLTQLVAVYLVALYLGQVRGTKWGDEIRAVVRELAAIGTQVEQVLGTMEPVRELARSLVDKNTVLFLGRHVGYPVALEGALKLKELAYMHAEGFAAGELKHGPIALIEEDLPVVVVVPSPRGRSVLHDKIVSNIQEIRARGARTIVIAEEGDEAVVPYADHLVRVPRTPVLLQPLVSSVPLQVFACELATARGNEVDQPRNLAKSVTVE, from the coding sequence ATGTGCGGAATCGTGGGTTACGTGGGCGGGCAGAGCGCCCTAGAGGTGGTGCTGGCCGGGCTGAAGCGACTGGAGTACCGCGGCTACGACTCGGCCGGCGTCGCGGTCCTGGCCGACGGCGGACTGGCGGCGGCCAAGAAGGCCGGGAAACTGGCCAATCTGGAGAAGGAGTTGGCCGATCGTCCGCTGCCCTCGGGCACGGTCGGCATCGGCCACACCCGGTGGGCCACGCACGGCGGCCCGACGGACGTCAACGCGCATCCGCACCTGGACAACGCCGGCCGGGTGTCCGTCGTCCACAACGGCATCATCGAGAACTTCGCCGCGCTGCGCACCGAACTCATCGACCGCGGCCACGCGTTGACCTCCGAGACCGACACCGAGGTGGTCGCGCACCTGCTCGCCGAGGCGTACTCCTCGTGCGGCGAACTGCCCGAGGCGATGCGGCAGGCGTGCCGGCGGCTGGAGGGCGCCTTCACCCTCGTCGCGGTACACGCCGACGCGCCGGACCTGGTCGTCGGGGCGCGCCGCAACTCCCCGCTGGTGGTGGGCATCGGCGAGGACGAGGCGTTCCTCGCCTCCGACGTGGCGGCGTTCATCGCCCACACCCGGGAGGCCGTCGAACTCGGCCAGGACCAGGTCGTCGAGCTCCGCCGGGACGGCGTGACGGTCACCGACTTCGACGGCGCGCCCGCCGAGGTCCGCGCCTACCACGTCGACTGGGACGCCTCCGCCGCCGAGAAGGGCGGCTACGACTACTTCATGCTCAAGGAGATCGCCGAGCAGCCGAAGGCGGTCGCCGACACCCTGCTGGGCCGGGTCGACGCCGCCGGCGTGCTCTCGCTCGACGAGGTGCGGATCCCGCCGGCGGTGCTGCGGGAGGTCAACAAGGTCGTCATCGTGGCCTGCGGCACCGCCTACCACGCCGGGATGATCGCCAAGTACGCCATCGAGCACTGGACGCGGGTCCCCTGCGAGACCGAGCTGGCCAGCGAGTTCCGCTACCGCGACCCGATCCTCGACGACCGCACCCTGGTCATCGCCATCAGCCAGTCCGGCGAGACCATGGACACCCTGATGGCGCTGCGGCACGCCCGCGAACAGGGCGCGCGGGTGCTCGCCATCTGCAACACCAACGGGTCGACGATCCCCCGCGAGTCCGACGCGGTGCTCTACACCCACGCCGGCCCGGAGGTCGCGGTCGCTTCCACCAAGGCGTTCCTGACCCAACTGGTCGCCGTCTACCTCGTCGCGCTCTACCTCGGGCAGGTCCGCGGCACCAAGTGGGGCGACGAGATCCGGGCCGTGGTCCGCGAACTGGCCGCCATCGGCACGCAGGTGGAGCAGGTGCTCGGCACCATGGAGCCGGTCCGCGAACTGGCCCGCTCCCTGGTCGACAAGAACACCGTGCTCTTCCTGGGCCGACACGTCGGCTACCCGGTGGCCCTGGAGGGCGCCCTCAAGCTCAAGGAACTGGCGTACATGCACGCCGAGGGCTTCGCCGCCGGCGAGCTCAAGCACGGCCCGATCGCGCTCATCGAGGAGGACCTCCCGGTCGTCGTGGTCGTCCCGTCGCCGCGCGGCCGGTCCGTCCTGCACGACAAGATCGTCTCCAACATCCAGGAGATCCGGGCCCGCGGCGCCCGCACCATCGTCATCGCGGAGGAGGGTGACGAGGCGGTCGTCCCGTACGCCGACCACCTCGTCCGGGTGCCCCGTACGCCGGTGTTGCTCCAGCCGCTGGTGTCCTCCGTACCGCTCCAGGTGTTCGCGTGCGAGCTGGCCACCGCCCGAGGCAACGAGGTCGACCAGCCGCGCAACCTCGCCAAGTCGGTCACGGTGGAGTGA
- a CDS encoding holo-ACP synthase, which translates to MVIIGVGIDVAEIDRFDAALRRTPELAHRLFIEGELTLPSGERRGIASLAARFAAKEAVAKALGAPGGLHWTDAEVYVEDSGQPRLRVRGTVAARAAELGVRAWHVSLSHDAGVASAVVIAEA; encoded by the coding sequence CTGGTGATCATCGGGGTTGGGATCGACGTCGCGGAGATCGACCGGTTCGACGCGGCGCTGCGGCGGACGCCGGAGCTGGCGCACCGGCTCTTCATCGAGGGGGAGTTGACGCTGCCGAGCGGCGAACGGCGCGGCATCGCCTCCCTGGCGGCCCGGTTCGCCGCCAAGGAGGCGGTGGCCAAGGCGCTGGGCGCACCGGGCGGACTGCACTGGACGGACGCGGAGGTCTACGTCGAGGACAGCGGGCAGCCGCGGCTGCGGGTCCGCGGCACGGTCGCCGCCCGGGCCGCCGAACTCGGCGTGCGGGCCTGGCACGTGTCGCTCAGTCACGACGCGGGCGTCGCCTCCGCGGTGGTGATCGCCGAAGCGTAG
- a CDS encoding NAD(P)H-hydrate dehydratase codes for MRTAYSVETVRAAEQELMARLPDGALMQRAAAGLAVACAELLGRVYGSRVVLLVGSGDNGGDALYAGARLARRGAGVSAVLLAPERAHAGGLAALRAAGGRIATDPLRAVERADLVLDGIVGIGGRGGLRPEAARLARAAWDHATVVAVDLPSGVDADTGEVHGDAVWADVTVTFGAYKPGLLIDPARERAGALRLVDIGLTPPESAEVTALQHADVAELLPRPAAESDKYRRGVVGVVAGSARYPGAAVLAVAGALRGGAGAVRYVGPATDAVLARFPETLVHAGPPGKAGRVQSWVVGPGLGDEPGALDDVLAVLDADVPVLVDADGLRFLTPDRLRRRAAGTLLTPHAGEAAALLARGREEVEAARLGSVREVAARYGATVLLKGSTTLVADPAPGVPVRVNPTGTGWLATAGSGDVLSGLTGALLAAGLAPRDAGSVGAYLHGLAGRLAAGPHGQPIAASEVAGALGEAWANVCS; via the coding sequence ATGAGGACTGCCTACAGCGTGGAGACCGTGCGGGCCGCCGAGCAGGAGCTGATGGCCCGCTTGCCCGACGGGGCCCTGATGCAGCGGGCGGCGGCCGGACTGGCCGTCGCCTGCGCCGAGTTGCTGGGCCGGGTCTACGGCTCCCGGGTGGTGCTCCTGGTGGGCAGCGGCGACAACGGCGGGGACGCGCTGTACGCCGGCGCCCGGTTGGCGCGGCGCGGCGCCGGCGTGAGCGCGGTGCTGCTCGCGCCCGAACGCGCCCACGCCGGCGGCCTGGCCGCCCTCCGCGCCGCCGGCGGCCGGATCGCCACCGACCCGCTCCGGGCCGTCGAACGCGCCGACTTGGTGCTCGACGGCATCGTCGGCATCGGCGGCCGCGGCGGGCTGCGCCCGGAGGCCGCCCGGCTGGCCCGCGCCGCGTGGGACCACGCGACCGTGGTGGCCGTCGACCTGCCGAGCGGGGTGGACGCCGACACCGGTGAGGTGCACGGGGACGCCGTGTGGGCCGACGTCACCGTCACGTTCGGCGCGTACAAGCCGGGCCTGCTGATCGACCCGGCGCGCGAACGGGCCGGCGCGCTGCGGCTGGTGGACATCGGGCTCACCCCGCCGGAGAGCGCCGAGGTGACGGCGCTTCAGCACGCGGACGTCGCGGAGCTGCTGCCGCGCCCGGCCGCCGAGAGCGACAAGTACCGGCGGGGCGTGGTCGGGGTGGTCGCCGGGTCGGCGCGCTATCCGGGGGCCGCGGTGCTCGCGGTGGCGGGCGCGCTGCGGGGCGGTGCCGGGGCGGTGCGGTACGTCGGGCCGGCGACGGACGCGGTGTTGGCGCGGTTCCCGGAGACGCTGGTGCACGCCGGCCCGCCGGGGAAGGCCGGCCGGGTCCAGTCCTGGGTGGTCGGCCCGGGCCTCGGCGACGAGCCGGGGGCGCTGGACGACGTCCTGGCTGTCCTGGACGCGGACGTCCCGGTGCTCGTCGACGCGGACGGGCTGCGCTTCCTGACGCCCGATCGGCTCCGGCGGAGGGCGGCCGGGACGCTGCTGACGCCGCACGCGGGGGAGGCGGCGGCGCTGCTGGCGCGCGGTCGCGAGGAGGTCGAGGCGGCGCGGCTGGGCTCCGTACGGGAGGTGGCGGCGCGGTACGGGGCGACGGTGCTGCTGAAGGGCTCGACGACGCTGGTGGCGGACCCGGCGCCGGGCGTCCCGGTGCGGGTCAACCCCACCGGGACGGGCTGGCTCGCCACGGCCGGCAGCGGCGACGTCCTCTCCGGCCTCACCGGGGCCCTCCTCGCCGCGGGCCTCGCCCCGCGCGATGCGGGCTCGGTGGGCGCCTACCTCCACGGCCTCGCCGGCCGCCTCGCGGCCGGCCCGCACGGCCAGCCGATCGCGGCGTCGGAGGTCGCGGGGGCGTTGGGGGAGGCTTGGGCCAACGTCTGTTCCTGA
- the alr gene encoding alanine racemase, producing MNETAKRARAAIDLAAVRSNVRALRDRAPGAELMAVVKSDGYGHGAVRCARAAREAGAGWVGVALPEEAFALREAGDRGRLMCWLWTPGGPWGRAIEQDVDVSVSGMWALREVAEAARRCGRTARVQLKIDTGLGRNGCPPADWTELTAAARAAEAEGALTVTGVWSHFACADEPGHPSIAAQLTEFHRALAVAEAAGLRPEVRHISNTPALLTLPEAHFDLVRSGIGIYGVSPSPEVGVPEDFGLRQVMTLEASLASVKRVPGGHGVSYGHHYTTPGETTLALVPLGYADGIPRHASGTGPVLVAGKWRTIAGRVAMDQFVVDLGGDRAEVGEQAVLFGPGDRGEPSAEDWARAAGTIGYEIVTRIGKRVPRVYVDSEVPTQVGDRREGDTALTGGMA from the coding sequence ATGAACGAGACAGCTAAGCGCGCCCGTGCCGCCATCGACCTCGCCGCCGTGCGGTCGAACGTCCGTGCACTGCGGGACCGCGCCCCCGGGGCAGAGCTGATGGCCGTCGTGAAGTCCGACGGCTACGGGCACGGCGCGGTCCGCTGTGCCCGTGCGGCCCGTGAGGCCGGCGCGGGCTGGGTGGGCGTGGCGCTGCCCGAGGAGGCGTTCGCGCTGCGGGAGGCCGGCGACCGCGGCCGGTTGATGTGCTGGCTGTGGACGCCGGGCGGGCCCTGGGGCCGGGCGATCGAGCAGGACGTGGACGTCTCGGTGAGCGGGATGTGGGCGCTGCGCGAGGTCGCGGAGGCGGCGCGGCGCTGCGGGCGCACCGCGCGCGTGCAGTTGAAGATCGACACCGGCCTGGGCCGCAACGGCTGTCCGCCCGCGGACTGGACGGAGCTGACCGCCGCCGCCCGCGCCGCCGAGGCCGAGGGGGCGCTCACCGTCACCGGCGTCTGGTCGCACTTCGCCTGCGCCGACGAGCCCGGACACCCGTCGATCGCCGCCCAGTTGACCGAGTTCCACCGGGCGCTGGCGGTCGCCGAGGCGGCCGGGCTGCGCCCGGAGGTGCGGCACATCTCCAACACCCCCGCGCTGCTCACCCTCCCCGAGGCCCACTTCGACCTCGTCCGCAGCGGGATCGGGATCTATGGCGTCTCGCCCAGCCCGGAGGTCGGTGTTCCGGAGGACTTCGGGCTGCGGCAGGTGATGACGCTGGAGGCGTCGCTGGCGTCGGTGAAGCGGGTGCCGGGTGGGCACGGGGTGTCGTACGGGCACCACTACACGACGCCGGGGGAGACCACCCTGGCGCTGGTGCCCCTGGGGTACGCCGACGGCATTCCGCGGCATGCCTCGGGGACGGGGCCGGTGCTGGTCGCCGGGAAGTGGCGGACGATCGCGGGGCGGGTCGCGATGGACCAGTTCGTGGTCGACCTGGGCGGGGACCGGGCCGAGGTCGGCGAGCAGGCGGTGCTGTTCGGGCCCGGGGACCGCGGCGAGCCGAGCGCGGAGGACTGGGCGCGGGCGGCCGGGACGATCGGGTACGAGATCGTCACCCGGATCGGGAAGCGGGTGCCGCGCGTCTATGTGGACAGCGAGGTCCCCACGCAGGTCGGGGACCGGCGGGAAGGTGACACGGCGCTGACGGGGGGCATGGCATGA